A region of Arabidopsis thaliana chromosome 5, partial sequence DNA encodes the following proteins:
- the HAI1 gene encoding PP2C protein (Clade A protein phosphatases type 2C), producing the protein MAEICYENETMMIETTATVVKKATTTTRRRERSSSQAARRRRMEIRRFKFVSGEQEPVFVDGDLQRRRRRESTVAASTSTVFYETAKEVVVLCESLSSTVVALPDPEAYPKYGVASVCGRRREMEDAVAVHPFFSRHQTEYSSTGFHYCGVYDGHGCSHVAMKCRERLHELVREEFEADADWEKSMARSFTRMDMEVVALNADGAAKCRCELQRPDCDAVGSTAVVSVLTPEKIIVANCGDSRAVLCRNGKAIALSSDHKPDRPDELDRIQAAGGRVIYWDGPRVLGVLAMSRAIGQLIDYT; encoded by the exons ATGGCTGAGATTTGTTACGAGAACGAGACTATGATGATTGAAACGACGGCGACGGTGGTGAAGAAGGCAACGACGACAACGAGGAGACGAGAACGGAGCTCGTCTCAAGCAgcgagaagaaggagaatggaGATCCGGAGGTTTAAGTTTGTTTCCGGCGAACAAGAACCTGTCTTCGTCGACGGTGACTTACAGAGGCGGAGGAGAAGAGAATCCACCGTCGCAGCCTCCACCTCCACCGTGTTTTACGAAACGGCGAAGGAAGTTGTCGTCCTATGCGAGTCTCTTAGTTCAACGGTTGTGGCATTGCCTGATCCTGAAGCTTATCCTAAATACGGCGTCGCTTCAGTCTGTGGAAGAAGACGTGAAATGGAAGACGCCGTCGCTGTGCATCCGTTTTTTTCCCGTCATCAGACGGAATATTCATCCACCGGATTTCACTATTGCGGCGTTTACGATGGCCATGGCTGTTCCCAt GTAGCGATGAAATGTAGAGAAAGACTACACGAGCTAGTCCGTGAAGAGTTTGAAGCTGATGCTGACTGGGAAAAGTCAATGGCGCGTAGCTTCACGCGCATGGACATGGAGGTTGTTGCGTTGAACGCCGATGGTGCGGCAAAATGCCGGTGCGAGCTTCAGAGGCCGGACTGCGACGCGGTGGGATCCACTGCGGTTGTGTCTGTCCTTACGCCGGAGAAAATCATCGTGGCGAATTGCGGTGACTCACGTGCCGTTCTCTGTCGTAACGGCAAAGCCATTGCTTTATCCTCCGATCATAAG CCAGACCGTCCGGACGAGCTAGACCGGATTCAAGCAGCGGGTGGTCGTGTTATCTACTGGGATGGCCCACGTGTCCTTGGAGTACTTGCAATGTCACGAGCCATTGGTCAGTTAATTGATTACACTTGA
- the HAI1 gene encoding PP2C protein (Clade A protein phosphatases type 2C) (highly ABA-induced PP2C gene 1 (HAI1); FUNCTIONS IN: protein serine/threonine phosphatase activity, catalytic activity; INVOLVED IN: response to water deprivation, response to abscisic acid stimulus; LOCATED IN: chloroplast; EXPRESSED IN: 18 plant structures; EXPRESSED DURING: 11 growth stages; CONTAINS InterPro DOMAIN/s: Protein phosphatase 2C-related (InterPro:IPR001932), Protein phosphatase 2C (InterPro:IPR015655), Protein phosphatase 2C, N-terminal (InterPro:IPR014045); BEST Arabidopsis thaliana protein match is: highly ABA-induced PP2C gene 2 (TAIR:AT1G07430.1); Has 1807 Blast hits to 1807 proteins in 277 species: Archae - 0; Bacteria - 0; Metazoa - 736; Fungi - 347; Plants - 385; Viruses - 0; Other Eukaryotes - 339 (source: NCBI BLink).), which translates to MAEICYENETMMIETTATVVKKATTTTRRRERSSSQAARRRRMEIRRFKFVSGEQEPVFVDGDLQRRRRRESTVAASTSTVFYETAKEVVVLCESLSSTVVALPDPEAYPKYGVASVCGRRREMEDAVAVHPFFSRHQTEYSSTGFHYCGVYDGHGCSHVAMKCRERLHELVREEFEADADWEKSMARSFTRMDMEVVALNADGAAKCRCELQRPDCDAVGSTAVVSVLTPEKIIVANCGDSRAVLCRNGKAIALSSDHKPDRPDELDRIQAAGGRVIYWDGPRVLGVLAMSRAIGDNYLKPYVISRPEVTVTDRANGDDFLILASDGLWDVVSNETACSVVRMCLRGKVNGQVSSSPEREMTGVGAGNVVVGGGDLPDKACEEASLLLTRLALARQSSDNVSVVVVDLRRDT; encoded by the exons ATGGCTGAGATTTGTTACGAGAACGAGACTATGATGATTGAAACGACGGCGACGGTGGTGAAGAAGGCAACGACGACAACGAGGAGACGAGAACGGAGCTCGTCTCAAGCAgcgagaagaaggagaatggaGATCCGGAGGTTTAAGTTTGTTTCCGGCGAACAAGAACCTGTCTTCGTCGACGGTGACTTACAGAGGCGGAGGAGAAGAGAATCCACCGTCGCAGCCTCCACCTCCACCGTGTTTTACGAAACGGCGAAGGAAGTTGTCGTCCTATGCGAGTCTCTTAGTTCAACGGTTGTGGCATTGCCTGATCCTGAAGCTTATCCTAAATACGGCGTCGCTTCAGTCTGTGGAAGAAGACGTGAAATGGAAGACGCCGTCGCTGTGCATCCGTTTTTTTCCCGTCATCAGACGGAATATTCATCCACCGGATTTCACTATTGCGGCGTTTACGATGGCCATGGCTGTTCCCAt GTAGCGATGAAATGTAGAGAAAGACTACACGAGCTAGTCCGTGAAGAGTTTGAAGCTGATGCTGACTGGGAAAAGTCAATGGCGCGTAGCTTCACGCGCATGGACATGGAGGTTGTTGCGTTGAACGCCGATGGTGCGGCAAAATGCCGGTGCGAGCTTCAGAGGCCGGACTGCGACGCGGTGGGATCCACTGCGGTTGTGTCTGTCCTTACGCCGGAGAAAATCATCGTGGCGAATTGCGGTGACTCACGTGCCGTTCTCTGTCGTAACGGCAAAGCCATTGCTTTATCCTCCGATCATAAG CCAGACCGTCCGGACGAGCTAGACCGGATTCAAGCAGCGGGTGGTCGTGTTATCTACTGGGATGGCCCACGTGTCCTTGGAGTACTTGCAATGTCACGAGCCATTG gagATAATTACTTGAAGCCGTATGTAATCAGCAGACCGGAGGTAACCGTGACGGACCGGGCCAACGGAGACGATTTTCTTATTCTCGCAAGTGACGGTCTTTGGGACGTTGTTTCAAACGAAACTGCATGTAGCGTCGTTCGAATGTGTTTGAGAGGAAAAGTCAATGGTcaagtatcatcatcaccggAAAGGGAAATGACAGGTGTCGGCGCCGGGAATGTGGTGGTTGGAGGAGGAGATTTGCCAGATAAAGCGTGTGAGGAGGCGTCGCTGTTGCTGACGAGGCTTGCGTTGGCTAGACAAAGTTCGGACAACGTAAGTGTTGTGGTGGTTGATCTACGACGAGACACGTAG